The DNA region CCTTGTTGCCTCCTTGCCAATGACCAAGGACAAATAACCAAGGACTAGATCGCGCGATCGAACCGTTGTTTGAGGCGAGTCGCTTTACCCACCCGATTCCGCAGATAGTAGAGTTTGGCGCGACGGGCTTTACCACGACGTAATACCTTGACACTTTCGATGCGGGGGGAATGGAGCAGGAATACCCGTTCTACCCCAATGCCTTGAAAGATTCGTCTTACAGTGATGTTCTGGTTGATGCCAGAGCCTCGTTTCGCAATCACCACCCCTTCGTAGGGCTGAGTCCGTTCTTTGCCACCTTCTTGAATGATGACACCGACTTTTACCGTGTCACCCACGTAAATGACTGGCAGATTTGTTTTCATTTGTTCCGCTTCAATGGAGCGGATAATTTCCTGGGCGTGCATAGTCCTGGTCAAAAACTCACAGTCCTTAACTATAGCGGGTCAAAAGCCTGAAAGTCTAGTCCTGAAACCGGGTTTATTTTTGGAACCCTTAAGATCGGCTTAAATCTCTTCTAAAATCCCCCTTTGGAGGATTGAATACTCATGGAAAGTTGACTATGTAATGAGAGTTAAATGCTTCCAGTGTTTTGGCTGTTATTTGCAGGATCTTAGAACATGCTCACAGTTCTGGCTTCAGGTGCATTGCAGGGTAACAGGATGTCTTCCCTGCTGGCGATGCACATTCCCGATGGGTTTTTAAGTCTGCCCGTCAGTTTGGTGACCTGGGTTGTTGCGATCGCCCTGATCGCCATTTGTTTAAAGCGGGTGCAAGCGGAATATCAGGAACGGGCTGTTCCTCTCATGGGAGTTTGTGCCGCCTTCATTTTTGCTGCTCAGATGATTAATTTTCCGATTCCGGGTGGAACTTCTGGACACCTGTTGGGCGGCACCTTAGCTGGGGTGTTATTAGGCCCCTGGGCGGGTTCCCTGGTGATGGCGGTGGTGTTTATTGTCCAGAGTGTGATGTTTCAGGATGGAGGGTTGACTGTTCTGGGTGCCAATATTTTCAACATGGGGTTGATTGGCACGTTTGGCGGCTACTACCTGTATCGGGCGATTCGTTTTGCGATTGGGCGCGATCGCTGGGTAGGGATGGCAACGGGCATCGCCGTCGCCGCATGGACCAGTGTGGTCGTGGCAGCGACGGCTGTTGCTTTTCAGTTAGCTTTGTCGGGCACGGTGCCATTAGCAGTTGCACTGGCGGCGATGACAGGGTGGCATGTGTTGATTGGCATTGGTGAAGCGATTATTTCGGTGGTGACGGTCAGTTTTATCTGGCGTACCCGACCTGATTTGTTTTACGATCCGCCTCGGAAGCAACGTTCTGCGGTTCGTCCGCTAGTGTCTCGTTAACGGCTTTAACTTTACGTTTTGTGGAGATTGTGATGACTCGCGATCGCCTCAATACTCGCAATCGTGCCCTGATCGTTGCTGGCCTGGGTACGGCATTGCTGATTGCTATTTTTCTGTCCCCGTTTGCCAGCAAGGATCCCGATGGCCTGGATCGGGTTTCCCAGGATCTGAAATTTGATCAAAAGGCCGCTGAGGATCATCCTGGTAAGCAGCTTCCCTTTTATCTGGTGTTCGAGGAATATGCTCTGCGGGGCGTGCCAGAACCGATCGCCACTCCGATCGCTGGCCTGGTAGGAACTCTCGCCGCCTTTGGCCTGGCCTGGGGCATTGGCAAACTGGTGATTCCCAAAGCGTCGGCAGCAACTCCGCCCCACTCCGACGAGCCGTTGGAGTAGAAAGCGCTCATGCTCTTGCTGCACCTGGGATCTATCCATCTGGATGTAGATAGCAAACGTTCCACTCTCTGGCATACTCTGGTGCCTCAGACCAGAGTGCTGTGTGTGGTTCTCTCGGTTTTTGCCATTTCCTTTACCCCCAATGGTCAGTGGTGGACGTGGGCTGTCTACGCGATCGGAATTCTAGGACTGCTCTTGCTCAGCCAGGTCACCTGGGCAATCCTACTCCGGCGGCTGATGGTGGAGTCTGCCTTTGTTGGTGTTGTCCTGCTGGGAACCTTATTTCGTGAGGGAGGGCAGGTGCTGTGGCAATGGGGCTGGCTCAAAATCACGACGGCTGGATTAACCATCTTAGGCAGTGTCACAGTAAAAGCGGTGCTCTGCCTGATCCTGCTTAATGTATTGACTCTTACCACTTCGGTTCCGCTGCTGCTGCATGCACTCGTGGCTCTGAAGGTGCCGCCGCTCCTGGTAGCGATTATGGCATCCATGTATCGTTACATTGCCGTGCTGGTTGATGAATTTACCTCCATGCGGCGAGCAGCCCTGTCTCGAAATTTGATGGGTAACCGCAACTGGCAACGATTAGTGATTGGCAATATGTTTGGTTCCCTATTCATCCGCACCTATGAACAGGGGGAACGAGTGCATCAAGCCATGCTGTCACGAGGCTATGAAGGTATCCCTCCTGTTGCTGATCTGCCAACAGGTAGCAGATTAGACCTGATGGCCTTAACACTGACGATTCTGGTAGTGCTTGTGGGACAGGCGATCTATTTGTTCTAATGGCATCTGGGTTGGTGCAGGCGGATCCTGGATCAGGTTGCCCTTTGTCCCAGGCAAACAGCTATTCGCCGATGACCAGTGACGAATCACCAATGACAATTTTGTTAAAAATTTAACTGTATCCACCGACTGACTTGTCATGTCTCGCTTTACGTCTGAGTGTTCTCGTTTCCATGCACCACAACCCGATTACGATTACCAACTTGAGTTATGCTTACGCGGACGGCACTCAAGCGCTGACAGATATTAACCTCTCCATTCGGGCGACGGAACGGGTGGCACTGGTCGGAGCGAATGGGTCAGGCAAGTCAACCCTATTGCTCCACTTTAATGGGTTACTGATGGCTCAAACGGGAAACGTTGTTGTTGGGGAGTTGCCGATCGAGCCTCAGAACTTAAAAGCCGTGCGCAATTTTGTCGGCCTGGTGTTTCAGAATCCGGATGATCAGTTATTCATGCCAACCGTTTGGGAGGATGTGACGTTTGGCCCGCTGAATCAGGGGTTACGGGGAACTGCACTCAAGGAACGGGCGATCGCCGCGATGCAAGCGGTAGGGCTGGATGCTGAGTCCTATGGCCCCCGCAATGCTAATAATTTGTCGGGTGGAGAAAAGAAGCGGGTAGCGATCGCGGGCGTGCTGGCGATGAAACCGCAGGTGTTGGTGCTGGATGAACCCTCTGCCCAGCTTGACCCCCGCAGTCGTCGGCAACTCATTCAGTTACTGGATTCTCTGCCGCTGACCCAACTGCTTGCCACCCATGATTTAGACCTGGCTCTGGAACTGTGCGATCGTACCGTTGTGTTAGCCGAGGGACGGATTGTTTATGATGGGCCAACCGAGCGGATTATGAGCAATGCGGAGTTGCTGGAGCAATATGCGCTGGAAATGCCCCTCAGCTATAGCCGTCCCTACTGCCTGATCAGCCATGCTCCGGTGGTATAGTAAATTCTTTCATGCCTCTGACGCGCCATTGTCATACCAGTGTCCCAAGGGGTGGCTAAATTAGATTTTTCCGTCTCTAGTGCTTACTATTGTCACGCTATGTCCTTTCCTACTCACCTTCATCGCTACACCCGTTTGAGTCTGTTATTTGCTGGATGCTTAACCCTGACACTGATATCTGGCACCCCTGTTTTCTCTCAACCCGCTTCATCCCAATCCATTGCAACCGATAGCGCTCTACTGGCAAAACCCAGCGTTCTCAGTCAAAAAGCTGCTATTAGCCAAAAAACGGCCACCTCGACCAGTCCATCTACCCCTTCCCTGACTCAGGGAGTCCGGAGAACAGTTTTGAGTAATGGCCTGACAGTCTTGACCAAAGAAGTGAATACGCTTCCAGTAGTGACAGTACAGGTCTGGTATCGCGTCGGTTCCCGCAATGAAGCTCCGGGTGTGAATGGCATTGCTCACCAGTTGGAGCACCTGATGTTTAAGGGCACGAAGGAACGTCCGATTCAATTTGGCCGATTTTTCAGTGCATTAGGGAGTGACTCGAATGCCTTTACCAGCTACGACATGACAGCTTACTTCGGTACGGTGGAGCAGGATAAGTTGAATGCGCTGCTGGTGCTGGAAGCCGATCGTATGCGCAATTCTCTGATCGGCGAGAATGAATTAGCCAGCGAAAAACGGGTGGTGATTTCAGAATTGCAGGGCTACGAGAATAGCCCCAGTTATCGCCTGAGCCGAGCCGTCATGCGACAAGCCTTGCCCAACAGTCCCTATGGCTTGACCGTTGGGGGCACCAAGGCCGATGTGGAAAAATTTACCGTGGATCAGGTGCGCTATTATTACGACACCTACTACCGTCCCGATAATGCCACCCTGATTGTGGTGGGCAACTTCAAGACCGATGAGTTGCTGCAGCAGATTGAAGCCACCTTTGGGCAAATCCCTAAACCAACGACACCATTGCCGAAAGATGTGCCGGTTGCCGATCTTGAAACCAAACTTGCAAGTGGGGCAAGTTCTGCAAATCGGGAGCCAATTGTGTTGAGGGAACCGGGCAGTGCCTTTTTACTGCATGCGGTCTATCCCTTGCCGTCAGTGAGTCATCCGGATGTGCCTGCCCTGCAACTCATGGACTACATTTTAACGGGCGGCAGAAGTTCCCGTCTCTATCAATCTCTGGTGGAAAGTGGACTGGCCAGTGGAGCCGAGGGAGGATCTGCCAACATGATTGCGGGCGGGTGGTATGAGTTTTCAGTCACGGCGGCTCCTGGCAAGGACTTGAAAGAGGTGGATCGGGCGTTACAGCAAGTGGTTACAGACTTGCGCGAGAAAGGAGTGACTGCCGAAGAGTTGAAGCGGGCCAAGGCGCAGTTGCGAGCCTCGATCATCTTGCGTAATCGCGACATTACCAGTCAGGCTTATCAGTTAGGAGATGATCAACTTTCCACAGGAGATTACCGCTATACCGAACGCCTCTTAGCCGCGATCGAAAAAGTAACGGCAGCCGATGTGCAACGGGTGGCCAGCACCTACCTGGCTCCCAGCCGTCGAACGGTGGGCTTTTTTGAACCCACTACGGTGGGAGGAACACCAGGAACCAGTACAGGCGGGGTCTCTCAAATCAGCGAAAATTTTAGCCCTGGAGTTCCTGTAGATCCGGCAGAATTGGCCAGGTACTTACCCGCAACTCCAACCCTGGCGCGACCAGTAAATCAACCGCTGCCCGAAAAGCTGACGCTGAAGAATGGTTTACAGATTCTGTTATTGCGCGATCGCAGTACCCCAACCGTTACCCTCAGTGGCCACATTCAGGCTGGTACCGCTTACGATCAAGCGGAAACTGCAGGATTAGCCAGCCTCACCGCCAATAACCTGATGAACGGCACTAAAACTCAGGATGCACTGGCGATCGCCAAAGCTTTAGAGAATCGGGGAGCCAGCCTTGCCTTTGGAGCCAATCGAGAAGGGGTGGCAATTGCTGGCGAGGCTCTAACGTCAGATTTGCCAACCTTGATTCAGGTACTGGCTGATGTGCTGCAAAATGCTAACTTCCCGGATAAAGAATTAGAACTGAGCCGTCAACGGGCATTAACCGCACTGAAACTGGAACTGGATAATCCTGGCCGTCTGGCACGCCGTACCTTCCAGCAGAAAGTTTATCCAGCCAGCCATCCTTTTCATACCTTTCCCAGCGAAACCAGCCTGAAACAGATCACCCGCGAGGATCTGGTGCGCTTCTACCAAACCCACTACCAGCCCGATCGCACCGTCTTAACCTTGGTGGGAGACTTTGACCCGATCGGCGTGCGTAACCTCCTGGTCAAAGAGTTGGGAAGCTGGCAGAACAAGGCCACAGATGCCCAACTGACCTACCCAACGGTGCCCCTGCCGCAAAGCACGACCCGTCTGAATCCTATGCTGCCTGGGAAAACTCAGTCCGTTACCTTCATGGGCTACAACGCGATTGATCGTAAAGATCCCCGCTATTACGCCTCACTGGTGATGAATCAGATTCTCGGCGGCGATACCCTATCCAGCCGTCTGGGCACCGAAATTCGCGATCGCCAGGGACTGACCTACGGGATTTACAGTGCGTTTCAGGCCGGAATACATCCTGGCCCTTTCCTGATCTCGATGCAAACGGCTCCGGAGGATGCCGATCGCGCTATCACCAGCACTATTAAACTGTTGCAGCAAATTCGAGAACAGGGCGTAACTCCGGCTGAAGTGGCTGCAGCCAAGCGATCGCTGACCAGCGCTTATCCGGTTGAACTGGCTTCCCCCGATGCTCTAGCTAACGCTTTACTGATGAACAAGGTCTACGGATTGCCCCTGGATGAGATTCGCCGATTTCCTGCCCAAATTGAGGCTGTCACCCTGGAACAAGTCAATCAGGTGATCAAAGACCTGTTGCACCCCGACAATCTGGTAATTGTCACCGCTGGCCCACCCACTACCACCTCCCAAACCCAGAGCAACCAGTAGCGTTTCAGCTCTGTTGTTTCAATTTGTAAAGACGTTCCGCCGGAAAGTCTTTACGGAATAGCAAGTCTAGAAAACCACCGCATGAGCGTTGTGAGCGACCCCTGATGCCGCCAGAAAAGTATGGCAGGATGACCGTATATCCAACTACCATGCAAACGTTTAAATTGATCATGTTGCAAAATCTCAGACATCGCAGCCTGCAACTCTGCCTCAGCCTGTTTCTTGGGTTGCTCATGTGGTTAGCCATCACCGCTCCCAGCAAAGCAGCTACCTCCAATGCCAGATCTGATTTATTACGCCAACCGCCGATCGCAATCAATGTCAGCCTGGGCAATGCCGCCAATGAATTGAAGTTTTTTCCAGACACCCTGCAATTTACAGCGGGGAAACGGTATAAACTCATCCTTACTAATCCCAGCAACAGCAAACACTACTTCACCGCAAAGGACTTTGCCGATAGTATCTGGTCGCAAAAAGTGGAAGCGGGCGGTGTTGAAGTGAAAGGGGCCATCAGTGAACTGGAATTAAAACCGGGGGCAACTGCCGAGTGGGTCTTTGTGCCTATTAAATCCGGCACCTATGAACTGCATTGTTCAATTCCAGGTCATGCCGAGGCAGGCATGGTTGGGAAACTAGGAATTGCTGCTTCAGGAAAGGCGGCTTAGGAAAACGGTTTACGCAGCCAATTGTTTGATCTGGTTCCCAGCCCTCCGGTTCTATAATTAGGGTAAGTTAAAGATTGGTAATATTGCTTTGCAATACTGGCTCACTTCGCTCTTCTAACCGCATGAACCTTTTGTCTCAACTGCTGAACCAACCTGCCCTACCCGCTCCCAGCAAACAACGTCGTGGCATTGAAATTAAGTCCCCCCGTGAAATTGACATCATGCGACAGGCATCCCGGATCGTGGCCACGGTGTTGAAGGAGATTGCCGAACTGGTCGAACCGGGAATGACCACAGCAGATCTGGATGCTCATGCAGAAAAGCGAATTCGGGAAATGGGAGCTACCCCCAGTTTCAAAGGCTATCATGGCTTTCCTGGCTCTATTTGCTCCTCCCTGAATCAGGAAGTCGTCCACGGAATTCCCAGTAAGCGCAAAGTCATCCGCTCTGGCGATGTGTTGAAGGTAGACACCGGGGCTTACTTTGAAGGCTTTCACGGCGACTCCTGCATCACGATCGCGGTCGGAGAAGTCACTCCTGCGGCCAAGAGACTCATTCAGGTTGCCGAAGAAGCTCTCTATAAAGGCATTGAGCAGGTACGTGCCGGAGCCTTTCTGCTGGATCTGGCAGGGGCGATCGAAGATCACGTTAAAGCCAACGGATACACTGTGGTGGAAGATTTTACCGGACATGGTGTGGGACGCAATCTCCATGAAGAACCTTCCGTGTTTAACTTCCGCACCCATCAAATGCCCAACGTCAAACTGCGGGCAGGCATGACTCTGGCGATCGAACCAATCGTCAATGCCGGATCCAAGGTGACTCGTATTCTCAGCGATCGCTGGACGGCGGTAACCGTGGATAATTCCCTCTCCGCTCAGTTTGAACACACGGTTCTGGTAACGGATACAGGCTACGAAATTTTGACCGATCGCACCCATCTCTAACTTCTCAGCCAGCGCCAGTTAGGACGGTTCCATTCATAAATGCCCTGAATTTCGTATTCTGCGCCACTCTCAAAGCGCACGACGCAACTGGCATGGCGATGGGTATCCTCCAGGCTGGCATCCCCCTCCCGCACACTCACCACCGTACAGGGAAACCACTCCCGGCTGCAGGGGCCGCTCTCCTGTACCCATTCCCATAACCCATTGGTGATTTCAATGCGATCGCCGACCTGCAACCGCAGCGTCTCATCGTCCTCCGGATTCTCATAAGCCGCCAAGTGAAAGGGTTGCACCTGCTCCAGCCACTGGAGGCCATAGCGATCGCGGATAAATTGCACAGGCCCAGAATCACGGTTCTGCAGCCAATCGTTGAGCAGAGTGGCTTTCCAATCCAAACTCTCCTGCGCCTGATGCCTGATGAATTGCAACAATGCCTGTCGTTCCGCTGCAGACAGTTGGGTCAGGGGATTGGCCAATGTCCCCTGTCCATCCTGGTCTATGATCCCCAATGCCTGCCAGAGAATTTTCTGTTGTTGTGCAGTCAGGGGCATGGCAGCCATTTCACACTGATGAAATGCGGCTTGGAGAGCGGCTGAAATTTCATCGGGTGTCATAAGAGAGACGGCATTTACAGATAATTTGTCCTGGATTCAGGATAAGCTGAAAAGCGGATCTGTTGTTGCCAACACAATCCCATCTGCTCTACGTTTCTCAGCGCTTTTCTGACAGGATGACACCGATGCGACTTCAAGCTTTAGCCGTTGTGCTTCTTAGCTCCCTTTTCTGGGGCTTGACCAGTTGGCTGACTCCACCGGCCCTGGCCCTGACTCAAATTCGGCTATTTGATATCTCCTATCACGAATGTCCCGCTGATTTGGCTCAAGGAGCGGTGACCAGTGGTGGCACGACGATGGCAGCGAACTGTTTTATCGTCACCGGAAAAGCTGAAAACAAGTCTGGTAAATCAGTGGTAAATGCAGACATTTTTGGGCGGATTTACGATGCCAACAATGATTCAGTGATGCAAAATCGGACTCGCCTTGGCTCGATCGAGGAGGTTCCTCCCGGCATCAGCGACTTTGAATTGCGC from Leptodesmis sichuanensis A121 includes:
- the map gene encoding type I methionyl aminopeptidase, producing the protein MNLLSQLLNQPALPAPSKQRRGIEIKSPREIDIMRQASRIVATVLKEIAELVEPGMTTADLDAHAEKRIREMGATPSFKGYHGFPGSICSSLNQEVVHGIPSKRKVIRSGDVLKVDTGAYFEGFHGDSCITIAVGEVTPAAKRLIQVAEEALYKGIEQVRAGAFLLDLAGAIEDHVKANGYTVVEDFTGHGVGRNLHEEPSVFNFRTHQMPNVKLRAGMTLAIEPIVNAGSKVTRILSDRWTAVTVDNSLSAQFEHTVLVTDTGYEILTDRTHL
- a CDS encoding energy-coupling factor ABC transporter ATP-binding protein translates to MHHNPITITNLSYAYADGTQALTDINLSIRATERVALVGANGSGKSTLLLHFNGLLMAQTGNVVVGELPIEPQNLKAVRNFVGLVFQNPDDQLFMPTVWEDVTFGPLNQGLRGTALKERAIAAMQAVGLDAESYGPRNANNLSGGEKKRVAIAGVLAMKPQVLVLDEPSAQLDPRSRRQLIQLLDSLPLTQLLATHDLDLALELCDRTVVLAEGRIVYDGPTERIMSNAELLEQYALEMPLSYSRPYCLISHAPVV
- a CDS encoding M16 family metallopeptidase; translation: MSFPTHLHRYTRLSLLFAGCLTLTLISGTPVFSQPASSQSIATDSALLAKPSVLSQKAAISQKTATSTSPSTPSLTQGVRRTVLSNGLTVLTKEVNTLPVVTVQVWYRVGSRNEAPGVNGIAHQLEHLMFKGTKERPIQFGRFFSALGSDSNAFTSYDMTAYFGTVEQDKLNALLVLEADRMRNSLIGENELASEKRVVISELQGYENSPSYRLSRAVMRQALPNSPYGLTVGGTKADVEKFTVDQVRYYYDTYYRPDNATLIVVGNFKTDELLQQIEATFGQIPKPTTPLPKDVPVADLETKLASGASSANREPIVLREPGSAFLLHAVYPLPSVSHPDVPALQLMDYILTGGRSSRLYQSLVESGLASGAEGGSANMIAGGWYEFSVTAAPGKDLKEVDRALQQVVTDLREKGVTAEELKRAKAQLRASIILRNRDITSQAYQLGDDQLSTGDYRYTERLLAAIEKVTAADVQRVASTYLAPSRRTVGFFEPTTVGGTPGTSTGGVSQISENFSPGVPVDPAELARYLPATPTLARPVNQPLPEKLTLKNGLQILLLRDRSTPTVTLSGHIQAGTAYDQAETAGLASLTANNLMNGTKTQDALAIAKALENRGASLAFGANREGVAIAGEALTSDLPTLIQVLADVLQNANFPDKELELSRQRALTALKLELDNPGRLARRTFQQKVYPASHPFHTFPSETSLKQITREDLVRFYQTHYQPDRTVLTLVGDFDPIGVRNLLVKELGSWQNKATDAQLTYPTVPLPQSTTRLNPMLPGKTQSVTFMGYNAIDRKDPRYYASLVMNQILGGDTLSSRLGTEIRDRQGLTYGIYSAFQAGIHPGPFLISMQTAPEDADRAITSTIKLLQQIREQGVTPAEVAAAKRSLTSAYPVELASPDALANALLMNKVYGLPLDEIRRFPAQIEAVTLEQVNQVIKDLLHPDNLVIVTAGPPTTTSQTQSNQ
- the rplS gene encoding 50S ribosomal protein L19 yields the protein MHAQEIIRSIEAEQMKTNLPVIYVGDTVKVGVIIQEGGKERTQPYEGVVIAKRGSGINQNITVRRIFQGIGVERVFLLHSPRIESVKVLRRGKARRAKLYYLRNRVGKATRLKQRFDRAI
- a CDS encoding cupredoxin domain-containing protein, encoding MPPEKYGRMTVYPTTMQTFKLIMLQNLRHRSLQLCLSLFLGLLMWLAITAPSKAATSNARSDLLRQPPIAINVSLGNAANELKFFPDTLQFTAGKRYKLILTNPSNSKHYFTAKDFADSIWSQKVEAGGVEVKGAISELELKPGATAEWVFVPIKSGTYELHCSIPGHAEAGMVGKLGIAASGKAA
- the cbiQ gene encoding cobalt ECF transporter T component CbiQ, coding for MLLLHLGSIHLDVDSKRSTLWHTLVPQTRVLCVVLSVFAISFTPNGQWWTWAVYAIGILGLLLLSQVTWAILLRRLMVESAFVGVVLLGTLFREGGQVLWQWGWLKITTAGLTILGSVTVKAVLCLILLNVLTLTTSVPLLLHALVALKVPPLLVAIMASMYRYIAVLVDEFTSMRRAALSRNLMGNRNWQRLVIGNMFGSLFIRTYEQGERVHQAMLSRGYEGIPPVADLPTGSRLDLMALTLTILVVLVGQAIYLF
- a CDS encoding energy-coupling factor ABC transporter permease, encoding MLTVLASGALQGNRMSSLLAMHIPDGFLSLPVSLVTWVVAIALIAICLKRVQAEYQERAVPLMGVCAAFIFAAQMINFPIPGGTSGHLLGGTLAGVLLGPWAGSLVMAVVFIVQSVMFQDGGLTVLGANIFNMGLIGTFGGYYLYRAIRFAIGRDRWVGMATGIAVAAWTSVVVAATAVAFQLALSGTVPLAVALAAMTGWHVLIGIGEAIISVVTVSFIWRTRPDLFYDPPRKQRSAVRPLVSR
- a CDS encoding PDGLE domain-containing protein; the encoded protein is MEIVMTRDRLNTRNRALIVAGLGTALLIAIFLSPFASKDPDGLDRVSQDLKFDQKAAEDHPGKQLPFYLVFEEYALRGVPEPIATPIAGLVGTLAAFGLAWGIGKLVIPKASAATPPHSDEPLE